TATAAAGATATCAAAGAAGAACAGCAAGAAATTCAAGGAAGGGTGAAGGGAGTGGAAGACAAATTACACGTGCTCgatcaacaaaagcagGATATAGAGGAACAGCTTGAGATGATCCGCGTCGAAATAGAAGAAAAACAGGAGGAGCTTTCTGGTTTCAAGCtgtttgaagttgaaatgTTAAACAAGTTGGAGAAGGCCaattacaatttgaaaaaaatggCACATTTGATAGAGCAAAACGAGCTGAGTCTAAGTGCATTGGTGGTACGAGATGTAATGCCGTATATTTATTGGCTTGATGAGGGTGAGCAAAAGAAATACAATTCCTCAGTTATTGAACGGTTGAACGAATCTGAATTAGAAGATGTTGACTTGGAAGCCGTTAATTCTgagattgaagaattggaaaagtatATGTCAACGGTTCagattgatattgaaatgCTTAAGGAGTACGGAACTAAGATTGCAGAATATACAGATAGGAaagatgatttgaatcGTGCTGTAGAGGAGAGAGATGAAAAACGAGATTATTGTGAGGatttaaagaagaagagattGGATGAGTTTATGGATGGATTTAGTGCTATTTCAATGGCCTTGAAAGATATGTATCGAATGATTACCATGGGTGGAAATGCTGAATTAGAATTGGTTGATAGTTTAGATCCGTTTTCAGAGGGGATTTTGTTCAGTGTGATGCCACCCAAAAAATCTTGGAGGAATATTTCGAATTTATCTGGAGGTGAAAAGACTCTTAGTTCATTAGCTTTGGTTTTTGCCCTTCATCTGTATAAACCTACACCATTGTACGTTATGGATGAAATTGACGCTGCGTTGGATTTCCGgaatgtttcaattgtggCCAATTATATCAAAGAGCGAACGAAAAATGCCCAATTTGTGGTTATCTCATTGAGGAATAATATGTTTGAATTAGCACAGAAATTGATTGGAATCTACAAGGTCAATAATATGACTAGAAGTACGCCAATTTTAAATATCGAGTTTAACAGTATAGAGTGAGAATGAATGTAAAAAAATAGTTTGAAATTCTATGCAGATTCACTGTCTGGTGATACTTTCCAATTGGGCTCAACCGCTGTAGCGAAGCCCTTTTCCAGCTTTCTTTTGAGATAAAAGTACTTGTCTAGTAGGTCAATTATGTCTATCATGTTCTTGCTTTCATTGATCTCTTTGATTATCCTTCTAGGTATATCCATATTCTCCATCAACTGCACCACATGATATTGCGATAATTTATATGGTATGCCATAGCTTGTGGTTAAATGCATAAACATCTCTATGGCACTCCACGGAGTCTTATTCAATCCGGTGAATAAAGCTGGATTCGCTAGCACTCCTCGTGCAGACATGACTCCATCGACTCCAGTATATTCTGCAATTCGATTACAATCATCCAAGGTGAAACAATCACCATTGGCTATGACAGGAACAGATTTGATATTCTGGCGTAGTGTTTTAATTGCATCTAAATTCACAGGAACAGATGACCGCGTAGTTTTGGTACGACCATGGATGGTAATGATATCGGTTCcagcttcttcaataaGCTTGACAAATTCTATCGTTTCGTTTATATCATTATGGATACGTATTTTGGTATCGATGCATATGGAATCACCATATTTGGCCTTTGCCGTTGTAATCAAATCAGCCACTAGTCGAGGCTTACTCATTAGTGCTGCTCCTATACCTTCGCGAATCTGGTCTCGTATGGGACAACCACAGTTTATCCCTATTCCATCAACATATGGGTGAAtcatttcaataaatttcatgaaatcttcaacattacTCACGCCAACTTGAACAATAACAGGTTGGTCTTTGTCATTAGTGGTAAAATCAGAGTATCGTGCAATATCATTTCTAACAAATTCACGAGCTAAAATCATGGGAGTATAAACAATATCGACTTTGTAGAATCGACATAATTCACGAAACGGAAGTTTAGAGTAACGAACCATAGGACCAGCTATGTACGCGGGTCTGTTTTGATCTTGACATTTCTTGATTATGGAAGTAGGACGGTTGCTAAGTGGTCGTTTCGGTAGTGATGATGGCATGATATCGTTGGAAGAGATGTagtgttgcaaaagttgattgcgagaaaaagtttttaaGAAAGATCATCAACAGGTAGCGTGTCTTAGATAAGAATTGGAAACTCACACTTCTACATTACACCAAGGCTTTCTGTTAAAAATATTTATACATAATACATAATTAAAAAAAGGGAAAGTAACTATTATACAAGGATTGAAAACCCCGAGAGTTCTATTCCTCTTCAGAGCTTTCAGAGGAAGCAGCCTCCTCATCCGAGCTTTCTTCATGTGCTATATTCATAAAACCATTGTTGGCAAATTGTTGTTCGGCTGTTTGTCCATTACCTTGATCAAACAATGCCAATTGTTGTCTCAAATGAGCCATTTCGTCTAGACTTGCCGCACCAGCGCTACTGCCGGCACCACCACTTGGTaattttttcctctttAGCGATTTTTGTGATGCCTTTTCACCAAATAAAAAGTCATAGAGTTTGAGCACTGTTGAATCGCCTAATTGATCCATATccaattcaacttcatcctcattggtgatttgaaCATCATcttgaatgattttgattaatGCATTTAGTTTCTTATCGGATAAAGTAGGAACAGCTTCAGATACTTgttttttcatttcataCGTGACAACAGGTTGTGGTGGGGTgagtttgatttggttttggtgaCCTAATGGGGTATGGGAATGTTCTCTAGATCTCTTAGACTTGGATCCACGTTTGCCAGACTGGgatttctttcttttccgTCTTGCAGCTTGTTGCTCTCTtagtttcttcaaatgttCAGCCTTCATtttatccaattcttcctTCATTctaatcaattgattttctaAGAACTGAATTGCTGGCACTTCCGAAAGTACTGCTTCGGtgatttcttcttcctcatcacTGCTGAAATCATAATCACTAGCGTCTGAATGTTGTGGTGTCGGTTCTGGTACTGGCTTATTGACCCATTTCTTGTCAAAAATTGCTTCCAATCTGTGTCCCATCATGTTGACATCAGTCCCTTCAGGGTTGAAAGCATAACAGTTGCGGAACATTAACCTGATAtccttttcaaactcatcaGCATTTTCATACAAATTGTTGGTCAACTTAGATTGAATCGTGCCGAGATCCATTGGTTCTTTGACGATTTCGTGATAATTGGGAAGATTGAGAGCAACAGCGTCAACTGGTGCCAAAAAGGGAAAGTTGTAATTATAATGCTTCTTTGACATCAATTCTTTTATGGTTTGGTTACAAAATCTCAATTCCGCAgcaaatttcttttttcttggCCTTACATCATAAGGTAATTCCTTGGACTTTGGTGGATGAATGGTTCTTTTTGGTCTGGCAGTAGCTACTGAATCTCTATGTTGTGAGTTGGATTCGGCAGCGACTTTCCTTCTACTGGTAATTGCAGCATCATTGGCACCGGATTTCAGCTTTGGGGCCGAAACACCAGCAGGTAATTCCTTTGGTGGCACATTAAGCAtatgtttttcaaaatgagCTTGTATGTTTGTTGCCATTTTTGATATACCTGCAGCTTCACCATTAAATTTTTTACAATTATCCACcattaaattgaaatcatcaacgACCTGGGAAATTTCTTCGTATGCATTAGCATTGATCTTCCTCTCAATAGTTAACAAATCCATTGGGCGGGGAATGTAGTTGTAATAGAAAGGAACATTCAACTTCACCGTATCAACTGGTGCTAAAAATGGCACAGCATCTTTGAGACGTTTTATAGCTTTGATTGTGTGTAATGCAAATTTAGCCTGATGAGAAGGCACTGGATGTTCGGGTAAATTGTTCATATCAGGTTCTGCCGGTGGTTTGGGTGCTGGCTCTGTAAATACAGGaagttgtttttgttgtgtttgagTTGCTGTTGTCTCATTGGTGACTGCAGAGTCCTCATTCTTTGATGCATCTTGTTgctcttctttcttttcctcacTTTCTTGCGGCTTGTCGCTCACGTTAGAGTCAACAACTTCTGTGGATCCATTGGCTGCAGATGATAAGCTAGCTTGTTCTTGAGTTTCCACTTCCTCCTCGTCCACTTTAGCTTTCTTGGACTCTGGCTCTTCACCATTAGtctcttcttcattcaatttcctcttttCTGGGGTTGGTGATGGGTTGGGAGGTGAAAGCGGTTCATGAgatggttgttgttgttgttgttgttgttgcggTTGATCTAGCAAAAATTGgtcttttttgttttcctCAATGCCATTGCCTCCTTCATTTTGCTTTAGGCTGGTGGCTTTGTTGTCTATACTAGCTTCAATATGTTCATCCAGGTTGCTTAAATGTTCATCATAGAATTTCTCAGCGGATGGTGTTTGAACCGGCGTATTGGTTGCCGGCAGTATTTGTGACATTAACTTACAAatataatgatgatgatattgtgatgaaagtgaagaagTAAAGGTTTACAGCCGAGTACCAACGGAGTCAAACAAATGGCAGTCTCTTTGAAGTATTAAGtgtaaatcaaatcaaaaactcAACACTAAACAAGGTAAATGAACTGAAAATTGGAGTTTTAATTAATCACCAAGTGCAGAAATTGTGAAGAAATAAAACTCTGTAATCCACACACAGATACAGTTTCGCAGGTTGGGAAAACAAGTGGATATTCAGTAAAACGGTATCAGTTGAACAAAAGTACCGAAGAAGGGATATTTGTGTGCGTGTACGTGTGAGTATGTGTGTGTTATTTTGTGTATATAgataaaacaaaaatagaTTGCAAAAAAGGTGTTCCAATAAAAGCCGCAAATAGgagagaaaaatttttctggAAAATTTCTGATGATGGAAATTTGTTGTTCCTTTTATACTTATACTACATTGATTATATAATATATTATATAATACGTATACATACATAGACACAAAGTACTCTTATTTTTTCTGTCACTTTCTACACGACTCTTGATGGCAAAAAGCAACAAAGTAGCTATTACACTTACCAAATAAACGACTTCTCATAAACTGGTTGGGTCagatttttgtttgtctACCAGAGCTCcttcatttcattttggAATAGAATAGCAAAACTTTGCTCAGTTTTGTTATTTGTGTTACTGCAATTAAACTcttatcaaaaacaaattgaaattatgTTTGATCCAACGTACACGACTTCTCTTCTTAGATTGTGAGATAATTTGTTGACACGGTCacacaacaaacaaacccCTAAACTCCAAAACTGAAAAAGCACAACCAGCCATCTCcatttttgtatatatacaaacacacacacacacacacacatataCACATAAAATTATGAAACTAATGACTTTACTTTTACCGACTGTGAACTACAATGCCGTCTGGCTTGCTTCGACTGGGTCATCTATTGAACATATTGTATGGATACTTTTCTGTTCCTTCTATTATTCGTGCTTTGTGTCGTATAAATAGACGTAATCACGTAATTGCCACTCTGTCTTGTTCCTACAAAAAACATACTTTTCTGCCGTTCAGCTTACCTTGGATTTACCGATGTACATTCATTGAATATGCTTTTACAGTCACAGCGAGATTTACCTTCTACGTCAGCATCAAAATACGCGTCATATTTTAATATTAATACAGCATTTTACTTAGTAAATAAGTCATATATATACACCACCTCACAAATGAATTGTCAACAAGTCATTACTTGAAAACCCTTTATTGCAACTAGGACATCTTCTCAATCTAGCAGCCAATCTTTCTTGAGTACAACTAGAACAAAAAACATGCCCACAAACAGTTATTGCTGTatctttccaattttttgtaCAGACCGAACACTTGGCGATTGATCTTAATGcttccaattgttgttcatCCTCTTGCAATAATAAACTGGTGTTGTTACTCTTGTATTTCTGTAATGTGGATTCAGTATgatcaagtttttgattcaatttaacAATTGCTATCGATTGACTCTTGTTTGAATCCTTCAATTCATTTAATTCggtattcaattcatttaGCTTAGTGGATAACCTTTCTATTTCTCGTTGTAAGGAATCTTTAATTATATTAGTATTTTTGATCTCATCTTGTAAATTGTAATTCTCTTGTAGAGAGTTCTCCTTTATTATCTTGTAATCAGTTAATGATTTGGTTagaatttcaatcttgtttaaATAGTTagtttccaattcattcaaattcttgattaACTCTTGTGATTTGCTTActtgttgtttcaacaCTTTATTTTCGTTAGTTAACGAATCTTTAACTCTCATTGATGCAAAATATTTCTGATCTGCTTTAGTTTTCTCAATGGTTAATTTCTTGACAAGGttttcttgatcaattgtggaattcaatttttgaaaagttaaTTCTCGTGTTTGTTTAAACGCATGTTCAATTTcgtcaatttcttttcgtAGTAATTGaatcttttcatcatcagatgTTCCTTCTGTTGTAGTTGCATCAGACTTTTCCTTTGTTAACTCATCAATTCTCCTTGAATATAtctcattcaattcaactaATGACTTGTTTGtcttttgatcttgtaGTTGACTAGTAAGGATAGTATTTTTAGCCAATAGTTCATCTCTAGTTGTTCTTATTCTTACTAGATCTTGTTCACTCTTgctcaattgttgttttaaattttcattttcgtTGATCAAATCTGCCTCCAATGTCTTTTTTAAATCAACTTGattcttttccaattcattaatCTTGGAAATGTTCAAagcattcaatttgtttacTTTACTGATTTGATCTTGTAAAGATTGGTTGTTTTTGACCAATTTTTTGTAAAACACATTCACTTCCAAATCTGATTCTTCAAGATTATGTAATTTGATCTCtaaattgttgtatttCTCAAGGtacttttgattttcttctcGAAAGATGGATGCTTGTCGAAGTAATTCctcattttccaatttcaattgctcGATCTCgttattcaatttatccaaCTCCTCGGTATCCACCGTTGCTTTACCATTCAGTCCATCTGGAGTAGCGTCGCCATTAGCGAGACCAGCTTTATCCTCATTGACACCTCCAGTTTCTTTACCAGTTTGGCTTTCAGCTTTTACCTCTTCACTACTTGAACTCTTCTTTTTACTATCATCCACGCGTTTCAACGTAATTGATTCGTTTCTAGAAGTCatgtttatcaaatcaagCAATTCCGATTGTAAAAGTTCCAATTTCTCTGACAAAGATTGTTTATCCTTCGCTagaatttcattttgacTCTTTAATAAACTCACTTGTTTTAACGATACCAAGTTTGAATCAGGTGAAACCTTTGATGCTATAGCTTTGGatagtttgattttgatatcCTTTAGCTTCTTATCTACCTGATGACCATCATTTTCTGTCTCGTTAAAAGACACGAGAATATTTTCATCCTCGCCTATTTCGTCAAACAAGTTTATGATCTCTTCGTACCATGAAGTTAGCACACCGACAACTTGCTTTTGAAGTTCAGACTCTTTAGTCAATTTCTGTACCTCACTTTTCAACTGAAGCACCTGTTGCTTGTATTGATTCATTCGTCGCCATATGGCTTCTTTCTTGAAATAAATCACATCAGCTTGAGTTAATGGACCTTCAGAACTCAACTCATCGAGTGGTTTATGTTTTTTGGCAAGTGGTTGTTGTAGTGATGCCGCATCAATAGATCTCTTTTTATCGTTCTCTGTGTTCATTGTGAATATTGTCTAATAAATTGCCTCTAAGGTGTTGTAAAACAATATCAAGCAACTCTCAATACAGTCCGTAAAGTATCTTTCAAGCTCTTGCCAATGTGTGAGGAGATTTATCTATATACAAGGAAGATACCAACTGACAAGATAAGGTGAAACCAACGAGTTAACAGTACCAATGAAAGCTTCAAGTTCTATAGGCCTTTTGTCTTAAAGTAAGTGGAAAcgaattttttttttttcttcgttttccttttcattAGAAATAAAAATTCTTTTGCATATAAACAAAtagaacaacaaaattgagcACAATCACACTACCTAAACTATTACTCTTGTGACACTTAACCCATAACGTATGAATAGATGATGTAGGAATGCTATTCTATTTCTTTGAAGGTTAGTTGATTCAGATTTTGCCCTTCTTTCCAAAGACGCATCTTGgcttttgcatcaattaATTTCCTCTCAACCTAATGGAAgttctcttttgttgagtgaAATGCAAAAGCTTGCATCATTTTTACTCTTGCCTCCCCCGCTACAGTGTGGTTGCTTACCGTCTCCACGCGTTTGTTACACCATCTGCGATATATTCCACTTTCCTTC
The Candida orthopsilosis Co 90-125, chromosome 5 draft sequence genome window above contains:
- a CDS encoding Bre1 transcription factor (transcription factor with C3HC4 zinc finger DNA-binding motif), giving the protein MNTENDKKRSIDAASLQQPLAKKHKPLDELSSEGPLTQADVIYFKKEAIWRRMNQYKQQVLQLKSEVQKLTKESELQKQVVGVLTSWYEEIINLFDEIGEDENILVSFNETENDGHQVDKKLKDIKIKLSKAIASKVSPDSNLVSLKQVSLLKSQNEILAKDKQSLSEKLELLQSELLDLINMTSRNESITLKRVDDSKKKSSSSEEVKAESQTGKETGGVNEDKAGLANGDATPDGSNGKATVDTEELDKLNNEIEQLKLENEELLRQASIFREENQKYLEKYNNLEIKLHNLEESDLEVNVFYKKLVKNNQSLQDQISKVNKLNALNISKINELEKNQVDLKKTLEADLINENENLKQQLSKSEQDLVRIRTTRDELLAKNTILTSQLQDQKTNKSLVELNEIYSRRIDELTKEKSDATTTEGTSDDEKIQLLRKEIDEIEHAFKQTRELTFQKLNSTIDQENLVKKLTIEKTKADQKYFASMRVKDSLTNENKVLKQQVSKSQELIKNLNELETNYLNKIEILTKSLTDYKIIKENSLQENYNLQDEIKNTNIIKDSLQREIERLSTKLNELNTELNELKDSNKSQSIAIVKLNQKLDHTESTLQKYKSNNTSLLLQEDEQQLEALRSIAKCSVCTKNWKDTAITVCGHVFCSSCTQERLAARLRRCPSCNKGFSSNDLLTIHL
- a CDS encoding Bdf1 transcription factor translates to MSQISPATNTPVQTPSAEKFYDEHLSNSDEHIEASIDNKATSLKQNEGGNGIEENKKDQFLLDQPQQQQQQQQPSHEPLSPPNPSPTPEKRKLNEEETNGEEPESKKAKVDEEEVETQEQASLSSAANGSTEVVDSNVSDKPQESEEKKEEQQDASKNEDSAVTNETTATQTQQKQLPVFTEPAPKPPAEPDMNNLPEHPVPSHQAKFALHTIKAIKRLKDAVPFLAPVDTVKLNVPFYYNYIPRPMDLLTIERKINANAYEEISQVVDDFNLMVDNCKKFNGEAAGISKMATNIQAHFEKHMLNVPPKELPAGVSAPKSKSGANDAAITSRRKVAAESNSQHRDSVATARPKRTIHPPKSKELPYDVRPRKKKFAAELRFCNQTIKELMSKKHYNYNFPFLAPVDAVALNLPNYHEIVKEPMDLGTIQSKLTNNLYENADEFEKDIRLMFRNCYAFNPEGTDVNMMGHRLEAIFDKKWVNKPVPEPTPQHSDASDYDFSSDEEEEITEAVLSEVPAIQFLENQLIRMKEELDKMKAEHLKKLREQQAARRKRKKSQSGKRGSKSKRSREHSHTPLGHQNQIKLTPPQPVVTYEMKKQVSEAVPTLSDKKLNALIKIIQDDVQITNEDEVELDMDQLGDSTVLKLYDFLFGEKASQKSLKRKKLPSGGAGSSAGAASLDEMAHLRQQLALFDQGNGQTAEQQFANNGFMNIAHEESSDEEAASSESSEEE
- a CDS encoding Dus4 protein (S. cerevisiae homolog DUS4 has role in tRNA modification), coding for MPSSLPKRPLSNRPTSIIKKCQDQNRPAYIAGPMVRYSKLPFRELCRFYKVDIVYTPMILAREFVRNDIARYSDFTTNDKDQPVIVQVGVSNVEDFMKFIEMIHPYVDGIGINCGCPIRDQIREGIGAALMSKPRLVADLITTAKAKYGDSICIDTKIRIHNDINETIEFVKLIEEAGTDIITIHGRTKTTRSSVPVNLDAIKTLRQNIKSVPVIANGDCFTLDDCNRIAEYTGVDGVMSARGVLANPALFTGLNKTPWSAIEMFMHLTTSYGIPYKLSQYHVVQLMENMDIPRRIIKEINESKNMIDIIDLLDKYFYLKRKSEKGFATAVEPNWKVSPDSESA